The Leguminivora glycinivorella isolate SPB_JAAS2020 chromosome 2, LegGlyc_1.1, whole genome shotgun sequence DNA window CGTTGAACGCTTGTCATCTGAACGTACCCTTATAGTAAACTAAACGATGAATAGGGACCTTTAAGTAGACCATTGACGTGCGATTTTACGTGATTTGGGGTAACTTGGCTGTTTTGGAAATTACTAATATGCTCTAAACTGATGTATAACTATCAAATATTTGAGGTATGAAATTTCGAATACATCGTTTCGTTTGAGTCTGTATCGTTTACAAGTACTAAACGCACTACGACTACATATGTAGTAGGTATTTGCCGTACCTGGTTGTTTAATGTAGCGTGATAGCTGGCAGCACTCCAGGGTGGCTAATgtcacaatcgctcacgaaacgctcacgaaacgaagcgctagctatctctatcgcgcttgcgtattgcacagagccagcggcgtatcgctttcgtttggcgtcggagaaatgccattcggctagtcGCCTGTCGATAAGGGCTCTGAACAGGCATTTAGGTTAAACTATATGTAGCAACAATGCAGCTACGTAGCTCCTCTTGCTGCACAAGTCTTCACGCCATTATAATAACTAGATTTGTCGTTTATCTGCTACAAGAAATGTGAAAATGCTAAGACATTTTTTGTTCAGTTATTTGAGCAAGTATCTGCGTCACTTTACTTACTGCCCCTGCCATGTTACCTGTTTCTTTTTTATTGATTCATCTGACTGATGATTTAGTCAATATATTACTGATGGCAAGCATGGAAAtagaaataaccacaaaattaaaattttgaaaaaaacttagtagaccgattttcatgaaacatggctaagaacgctcccgactaactcagctttcaaacaaaaaaaaactaaatctaaatcggttcatccgttcgggagctacgatgccacagacggacacacatacagacagataaacagacacacagacacgtcaaacttataacaccccgtcgtttttgcgtcgggggttaattaaatacttataCTGCCAACAATACATAGGGGGACAATGCCACGAGAACCGTCGATATACGAGATGGCAAAGGATATTTTTTCATTGCAAACGAgtataataaacaattaaacattacTGTTCTGATACTTAAGAAACATATTGTTTTTCCTGGGAGAAATATGCCTAAAATACCATCGTTATGCTTAAAACAGTACATGACAGCAGTCAGGCTTAACGGCTCGTCataaatactaaaataataaataaataaaagggaTAAACTTTATTcaggtaataaaacttaaagaacaaataaataacaaactaactctaaaaaaataataaaacaacttaaaattaaatgaaaaacgaatctaaactaaaatatatctaaataGGGCCCCCGCGGAATTGTGCCATAGATGCTAGCAGCATTCCCTCACTGAATAGCAATGCTTATGCGTTgctgccagctctctggtcaccgGTAGTTTCTATGAGCTTTGCGCTCAGCTCTTTCAAAAGTACATGGGCGCTTGGACCCCATGGCCATAAACACCAACTGCCATAAAGTGGTATTGGTGTCCGAGACCCCGATAATTTGCCaccataaataaagtaaatattggggacaccttacacagatcaacttagctccaacctaagcaaagcttgtactattggtgctaagcgacgatatacatacttaaatagataaatacatacttatatacctagaaaacatccatgactcaggaacaaatatctgtgctcatcacacaaataaatgcccttaccggcattcgaacccaggaccgcggcttagcaggcagggtgtAAAAATACATGGGTGATGCAAATAAACTCCAGGTGTAGGTCTTCTATATTTACCATACTAATTGTAGTAAAACTATGCAACGGTGTGACGCTATTTCTCTCCCGCAGTGAGCAGCCAATTTTCACGTGCAAGGCGCACGTGTTCCACATAGACCCGAAGACGAAGCGATCGTGGATGTCTGCCAGTTCTGCCGCCGTCTCCGTCTCGTTCTTCTACGACTCGTCCAGAAACCTGTACCGCATCATTAGCGTTGAAGGGAccaaggtacgttttttttataccGCGTCGGTGGCAACAGGtctacggtccgcctgatggaaagcggtcaccgtaacctatggacgcctgcaactcaaggggtgtcacatgcgcgttgccgacccattagaaacttgtacactccttttttgaagaaccccatactgtagttcatcggaaatacctcagcatgggagctcattccacagccggggCGTCCGCGGGAGGAGATTCCTCTGAAATCCGCACGGTACGccaccatttaggttgcaaggtgtgtggttGAGCGCCCTGTCgttggcgagcggtgcgatgataaAAAGTGGTCGAACCCAAATTTCTCAGTAAAAACACTTTAAAAGTTACatttaaatacaattttgtgtctcttttttttttcttagcctattggagtgtcccactgctgggcaaaggcctctcttcTGGCTCTCAATAATTCCCGATTCTCCGTTACTTCCGGCCAGTTGTTTAGGTATTCGTCAAGGTCGTCCCGCCGTCTTTGCCTGGGCCTACTTCACCCACGCCTGCTTGTGTTTCTTTACCGCTACAAAATCGGAGTGATTGAGTTTCCTGATATAATTGCACATTATAAGAATTGTGATTCAGTCTTCCGACTTATTTTTTCCTTCGTCTTATAGAATGTaaatggcgcagccggtaggatctAAACTTATTTATCGACAATACTTTGTTCTCGTGCAGATTTCACCGTTGTTTTACTACTCTTTACAGCATATTTATGTCGGTTTCTTCCGCAGGCGGTGATAAACAGCACGATAACGGCGAACATGACCTTCACGAAGACCTCTCAGAAGTTCGGGCAATGGAGCGACGTGCGGGCCAACACTGTTTACGGACTCGGGTTCGCGTCCGAAGCAGAACTGGGCAAAGTATGTACTGAATACAACTGGCAAAAGTAACTGTTCAACTGTTTGCCAGCTTGTAGACTCTGTAGGCTTACGCATAAAATTAAGATTTTGCAAGGATATCGTTTGCGCCTTTTAGAAGTGCATAAGATATAGTTTTCAATACACTAATAATTATTCTATGCGCATGAACACACATTGTTACGCTAGTTGGAAACCCGCGATTGTTACTATATATTTTGGTTCATTCATAAATAATTGACCTCCAAAATTAGtttcaaagttttttcttaactaCCTACATAGATTTATGTTCTCCTGTttcttcaaatattttgtttcagTTCATAGAAAAGTTTCAAGAAGTAAAAGAGGCGATTCAAGCACAGCAAATGTCAGGGAAGGCAACCAATGGCAACAGCGGAGCCGCCACGCCCGTAGCATCTGCCACGGCGTCGCCTCTGCTAGCATCCCGCGCGCCCGCTGACGAACCACCGGTCGCCGCTCCCCCGGTACAGGTACCACTAATCTAACAGGTCTAGTATAGCAAGAGTGGTGCCGCTACACCCGTCGCGTCCGCCACAGCGTCCCCTCTGCTAGCGTCCGTAGCGTCGTCTGCTAGCCCGCTGACGAACCACCGGTCGCCGCCTCCCCGGAATAGGTACCACCAATCTACCAGCTCTAGTACTTTATAGGCAACGCCGCGGCACCCGCCCTTGGCTCCTGCCGCGGCGTTGCCTGTTCGGCTCCTACTCTACTGTTAACCCACAAGCTTGCAGACGAACTTTCTGTCACCGCTCAGCTGGTACAAGTACCATAAGTCAGCCGCCTTTTACTCCTGGACATTCGTGTACTGCGTAGGTATACCCTGTATATATACCCGATGGTTTCAGAACAAGGACTAACTTCACCAATAATATCTTAAATTACGCCTTCTTACACATGAGCCGTCATCAAAATTCACTAAGCACAAGTAATTTTAGCATCATTGGTAGTTTTTGAGCTAACATTGTCGAGTTTCGTAAAATTTGAGATTAAGCTCTTTGACAGAGTTTGTAAGCCTCTTacgtatttgaataaataaattaaattataaaattgtaCAGCCACACGCTAAGCTCTTTAAAATAAGGTGGGAGGCGATAGACAGAGTTTGTAATCGCCTCTCGATGGCTAAGCACGTTAATATTTTCCTTATATACACAATATTACTATCACATATGTAAATCTTATTTGTATTCCATCCGTGTAAACTACACTATGTTTGTGCTGGCTTATGCCCTAGATTGATTTACGCGGATCAGCGCGATGCGCTGACGAAATCTTAGTCTGTAAAGGTCATGTTCGAAGCAAAGTATTCCACTCTTCAATGCCAAACTTCCAAGAATGGTTTAGATTTTCAAAGAGTGAATAATATCATTAATCAACACGATtacaaaatttataatatatttttttgttgcagCCTAAAGTTGACAACGACGAAATGATACAAAATTTatactataaccatttttaaaattatttaatatctgTTTCGCAGCCGTATCCTtaacatgtgtcgccatctagttcaaaaatgaatagtacctacatcgagcgaaatgaattctcagccttaacaacacaactactccacacgagatggcgcgcatttcgccacaaaaactcaaatagtgtattttctattcgttttagcctcgccatctagtgtttgcaggtacttacatcgaccgaaagaattttCTTAAAGTACAACTACTAtcaagaaaaacgcatgaaaactaaaattatgttttccgggacctggataagttagaccgatttttcaccccccccataacaaatttctgcgaaatcgattttcgtcaaaataaatatatatataaataaataaataaataaataaatatacaacaaaagtataagattatgtATGTGGGATCACCCCATTTAAAACGATTTTCTAAAACAACATAGGTACTGTCAAAATTCCTAAATTAATCAACTTATGTAAtgtattacttaaattaagttattttattaatttattttaaacattaaaataatagaaCTGTACTAttgtgtgcccttacagggtttcATGAACTGGAACCAAATGTAAATTAACACCTTATTACgtacatgacaatgcaatattaaataaatgactaaaaagttccattatttaatataatttcaaAGCCATATACATCGTAAGACTACCGCAATCAAACAATTTTAGGTCTTTGGAAATATCTACTGTGAACTGTGTATGCCACTCAGAACACATTTACACCTTTTCCAACTTTAAGAGTGGTTTCGCACTACGTCCTATCACGTCCTATCTatccgatatttttaatatgttttgtgttgttgtattgtattaaatgtgtttgtattgttatgcttatcacgaataaatgatttgtattgtACTGTATTATTGTATTGAATCAGTAAAATAAGATCCGTCATAGCCGTAGAAATATTTGAATAGTACTTTACGCACTACatcagatctccgtcatctgaTTTAGTTCCGTCATTCTTCGGATCTAGTGGCTAAACTACGATGTATCGTAGCTATCAGCTATTTGTAAATTGGTATGGTTTTCAACAAGTCTCTCTTTCCCGTAGGGTGGATATGCGACAGTAGGTCGGGCGCCGCGAGGGCCCCTCGCGTCCACGGCGGCGCCCGAGCGCTCCGAACTGCCCCCCGGAGAGTCCGTCGAACAACAGCTGCGATACGAGAACGACCGCCTCAAGCTGGCGTTGGCTCAGAGGTAAGTTCAGTTAACAgtcctgtcacggtcgccagATGTAGGAAACTTAAGTGAACATAGCCCGAAAGTAAACTAACACAAAACGATTCGCGATTTATTTTAGAGTGACGTTGATTGAaaaaacataaaacaataaaaatagaaattcaTTTTCGATGCCTGGCCCCGTATACGCCACAGTCGAATTGTCACGTCACAGTTGGATTTAATGTTTGTCAAAAGGATACGAAGGGTTAACTCGAGCGAACACTACAATCATGTTCTCCATACATTAGCTACGATACGAGAACCATCCCCTCTAGCTGGTTCAGGCTCAGAGGTAAGTGCTCTAACATAGCCGCATGCAaagtaaaaatacttattttttaacaatttattatattgcaAGTATTTTGTACACTacttaaaaactaaaactaaaaagtTAACAAGTAAAACAGGTACAGTCTTCaggtataataatattattaggcACAGACAAGCCACAGGccaaaatctttaaaattacgGTTTCGTCTTTACTTGCTATGTCTTCATTATataggatttttttatttagctaATTAACAATGGCCAAACAGTTGCTGTTATCAAGCATCCTTGAAAATGACGAAGTAACGTTGACAATCTAACATAAAAATCTAACATGTAGTAGCATTTCTTTTGACAGTATTAAATTTAGTACTTATTTAAAGCATTTTGTCGCCATCTAAAAAATGGTACAACGCTCAATAACAGTAGCAACGATGTGTTTAGTCACAGACATTTGAAAATGACGAAATAATTTAGTACATAATACCATAGGCAAAAAGCCATCAACAAACTGCTGCGGACTAAACTTTAGTCGTTCAGAAAAGAGAAAAGGGTGAATAACAAAAGCAACAATATCAATGAGTTGTCACAAGCACTTGAAAAACGAAATAATTTAGCACATAATACCATCCCTATCTCTAGCCTAATGATGCGCGTACCCGGCAATAGGCACGAAGCCCTCATCGAACTGCTGCGGACTGAACTCGTGATGGTACTGAATGGGCTCGTACTTGACCGCCTTGATGTGCTCCACGTGCTCGACGGGCTTGCCGATCTTGTGCACCACGGCGTTGAACCCGTTCTTGTCGTCCGCCTCGTATTCTACCACTCGCTTGGTGCCGTCGGTTTCGGTCAGCGTGTAACTGCCTGGAATTTACAATCATTTGATTAAGTTGTTTTattgaaaatttgaaatttattaaCTTAAATTAAACGACGAAACATGAACTATCTAATTAAGAATCGGTTAGTTAATAGGGTGGatcgaaatagtattttatacaatcgtgatataatacaaagcttttcagtcgagtaccatgtttaggccacgaagcttgctgagtggcctaatagtacggtacgagagtgaaaagcttaattatattactattgtataacaatactttttctatgagtcatcatgtTCATCaccaatggacgaaaaatatcataattcaagttaaaattaatgttaatagcgtcgttcaccgttgtatcaacatcgaattacctagcaaccaattgtttgtaataaccgcctctgattggtcgataacgcgatagattaaaaaaaatgtgtttcagatgcagagaaatttgccaggtatcgcaaattagtatagaacttgtatgaagttctatttttgaatttttgaactaaactgaagtgtaatgaaatattatagttgactaagtatcaaagactatccaacactgaaaagtcggcacatatagtttagtctgtggtgtcctaattgacagattaaagtcaacgagtagaaaaaaaacagttttctggaattagcaaacctaatatttatcaatcaatgacccttagtctatgaagcctttgtgaaaatttcagctttttaaatcaccATCTTCAgccccgcattaggtttgaaattttgaaaatctcatacaaacccgaaaattcaactttcagataaaaaaatttcgGCAATGACAGTTACAACTGTATACCAACGCAAGTATCACTGACATAATAAAcgtttcgttcatttcattcgtgccggtttttaacccccgacgaaggggtgttataagtttgacgtgtctgtctgtctgtctgtctgtctgtctgtctgtccgtctgtccgtctgtctgtctgtttgtctgtctgtgtgtgtgtctgtctgtggcatcgtagctcccgaacggatgaaccgattttgatttagtttttttttgtctgaaagctgagttagtcgggtgtgttcttagccatgtttcatgaaaatcggtccactatgtcgcggtctggggttttttcaaaattttaattttgttgttaggttaggttatcgTGAATCTACCTTACTTGCTACTTAATTCAAACTTCaaaactacaaaaaataatgagaatttttaacccccgacgcaaaaacgacggggtgttataagtttgacgtgtctgtctgtctgcctgtttgtctgtctgtctgtgtgtgtttctgtctgtggcatcgtagcttccgaacggatgaaccgatatagttttagttttttttttgtctgaaagctgagttcgtcaggagtgttcttagccatgtttcatgaaaatcggtctactaagtcgcggtcgggggttttttcaaaattttaattatgtggttaggttatgtatcATACCTTTAACCTTGTCGCCGTCCCGTGTTTCCCAGTGCTCCTTATCGTCGCCGGTGTGAGGGTCCTTCACGGAGTAATCGAACGCGTACTTCGGATGCGCCTGAAAAATTCAATGATTGCTCTTTAAATACTTGTTATTCAATCTTTGATCTCAATAGTTCCACAAAACCAGTTTATTTATGTTGTGAAAATGATGTCCAtgatttttcctgtaatataattatgctaatgaaataaaactacctatggaaacggattataatATACTATGTGTAATGAATGATTGATCGAAACACATCGGCTTATATTATCGTGattgtttttaattaattaggACAAAATAAATGGTAAATGGTAACCGCAAAATATATCGATATTATCGAATAGGCAGCGTATACAATCAATATACGAATAAAAATAATTCTCAATGTAGTCAATTTCGTCCTGTTTGTTTATAGTGGTGGTTTCCTAGTCCAGAGCGGCATTGTCAGCTTCAAGCTATAGGGGAATATGTAATGTCCGTCTTATTGGGCCAGCATAGACACCTCAAGCATCAGTAGGTGTAATTAAGACTCCTCAGACCGATGCCGATGGTGAGATGAATAAACGCATTTACCTCTGCGCTGTGTTGAAAAAATGCATAGAACTCACGTGATAGTCGAGTTCGTCCTCTTCATGATGGTAGTGGTCGTCTAGGCTCTGGGGCGGCAAGGCTGGCTTGAAGCTGTAGGCGTCTATGTCGTGTTCGTAGCCATGGTAACCCTCGAATTGGGCCAGCGTGGATGCCACGAGCAGCAGCAGGGTTAACGTGCGCTGAAAAAGAAAGATAGAATactaagtttataaaaaaagagTCTAGACTCAGATTAAGCTAAGTTAATAGAGATAAGATCTTGTATTAGTTTATctgtgtttttctttttttttttttacctttttagattGTATTATGTTCCTAGTTGTATAAATACTGTCTGTTATCAATTTCACAGTGTATTAGTCCgctgtaatgctgtgtaaattttttgaatcaataaataaaataaataaataaggtacagcggggcaaatcccgactgggggactgttgtaactgatcaattttttccattattgggTACACTGTTAAGTTGAGTTACAAATGTATCCAcactgaacacgcgtgtcaTATATAACCAGTCGTCtgattaataatgcaaacattgtaaaacatggaaaaaaaatggatcatTTGCATTTGCTCCCCAGTTGAAATTGTCCCGCTATACCTTATAAAAAGATCTGGGGCcaatttctcaaaactgaaagttacaagttacaagcggaggTCTCTTTCCAACTGGTCATATTAGTCATTGACagccgcttgtaaattgtaactttagcttcgagaaatgggcccctggaaTCATTCTAAGCTAAGTTGATAGGACAGGTAGCTATGTTGTCAATGCCTCGCTATAGTGCAATTGGTGTCACTAACGTtgttttatgtaggtattttatacTTGAAGACTGTATAAAACCGTAATTGTCTGTTACGAGTTTTAGGTACTTAAGCAAACGTTATTCCTGCAAGcgtttattttctaaatatgaatATGCACTACGTCCACGCATGTAATTCCAATTTCAAATTTGCAACCGCTAACGAACTTCCTCGCCGCACCGCCATTACGGTCAACGCGGAAACGCACAGAATTGCCGCCGACGTCTGAACGGCGTATGTACGTGAGCCATTACACGCAACGCTACCGCCGCTTGTAAAACCGCCTTAGATTTAGACACTTTGATAAAGTAAAATCAACCTCAAGTCAGTGCTATGAGAGCCGTACATTCTTTTTAGTTTGCTCGTTGACGGATCAGGGAAGCATATTGTGGAAATTGATAATTGGTCTGGACATTTGGACGGATATTTATACGGTACTTAATTTTTTACAGCGATTGTCGGTTCTGATTTGAATTGTTAATATGTTTATTAAAACAGTATGGTGTTAATTGGTGGTTGAGGTGTTAGTATGatagaaataatgtttaaaaatgCAAACTTGTAAAATGCTCGTTTGCTTGATTGGATCATGTTATGTTCTACTTTTCTTGTCTTGTAAATATTGTTTGTTAAAGACGATGTCGTTTCCTATAATGACTTCAACGGCCATAAGTTTCATTGCATGTTAGCGTTGTACGGATATTACTGTCAGAAATAAATGATACACATTGGCAAATTATTAATTAACCTCTCAAACAGGTGACGTAATTTGGTGTTATGTTTATCAATGATAACAGTCAATGGCATGCGTTTATACAATTTATAAATAACATGAGCGTTTATTGACTCGGTAGAAATCGCGAATGAATATAAGAACGCAGCAATCATGCAGAACAAACTGTCAAACAGAGAAATCAGTTAGATAATTCGCGATTCGTATGTAAACATATTGTGACAGTGTCACCTTCGCGTTCGGTGATCTATGGGTTATTAGTTGTAGTTACTTAACTGTGTACAACGAGACGAGAGGAATAACGTCAGTTGGTCTAAAAATCTAATGTTAGATAGCGTCGGTGAGATGCCAAAAACGCTCAATTTTTTGATTGACAATATATAGCCACAGGCCCAtaaggtattatttattttaaatcgtGCACATGAAGGACTTGGCATTCTCAACGACAATaattaatttttcatcacatttgctgtttaaatcTGTCATTTgcatctacgtgtactgaaaaataatgtactatttagttcccaagggaataatggatttagatttaaaaattaatacctatccttacaatacttcaggcacaGGCTGTTttaatcagccaaggattttagTTGCACTaccaaaattttactattaagctaTCAAAAGTATTATAAGGTATTAaatgtacattttatttatgttttacaattattttactctgtttttcatttattaagtatattttattccgataacttgttataatttacaatctggcAGTCTTAACATGTCACACGAAATAAATGCACTTCTTAGCAGTATCTTTGACAAActgattaaaaaattaaatgttgaCACTTCATAATCGTTTTTGGCGGACActtatagtatattatattatggtAACTTTACGAAGGCTATAAAAATTGAGTACcggccgagtggcctaagtaaggtacaaGACCTCTttcctcccttgttgcacaatgtactattacgaAAATAGATACCTGTTGCACCTGAGAtatgttatatgtattttcagCTCGGGCATAAATTATTTGCATATCCGGATGTTCTCCTGTACAAGtcgtatacatatattattttctaACGATTCTCGTGGAACTTGATAAGTAAGTTCGATAATTATAGTTTTAGGTGGATTTAGTTTATAGATTTTTATTCTAAATGGCGAGGTTTGCAACTTACAGTCGCTAGTAATGAATTATTTAATTTCAGGGGCGCTGAGCTTTGTACCAAGTTCTCCAGTTTAATTATTTTGAACGATACACGTGTACCGTGTAGGAGTGAAAATGCCCAAAGTTTCGCTTTTGCCGTGACATTTACTCACTGTATTATAATCTCGTACACTCGAAATCGAAAACACCGTGTCATCTATGTTACACCACCGACTTTCGTCATGCAATGCTTCTCGTCACCGTAAATAATGACTCCTCCATTCATAAACTAGTACATTTAACAACTTTCATTAACAACAGTGTTCAATACAAACATCATGTAAGCGCAAATATCGTTTTAAGCTTGCGACTCAGTCTAGGTGTGTCAAAACAAAACGAACGTCTAGGTAGAATTAGGTAGctggttaattatttttgttagtagTTTTCTCTTTGTTTAAATTAAACAAAGTTTTAATGTTAATCGTGTGGAATTTTGGTAAGTTAAAAATGGTAGCTCCGAAATTTGGTTAGACAAAAATGAGAAGTAGCAATTCGCATCGCATCTCTCTCTCTGAATCGGTCCTTCGTTACTGAGGATCGTGGTCGCTGGAAACCTTCGAAGGGACAATGTGCCTCCATCGATTCCGGTCCAAAGTCGCATTATACATTCCTATTTTTTTTCAGACAAGCGAAAGCATTCTATGTGGTTAATTATTTTGTCGA harbors:
- the LOC125239150 gene encoding homer protein homolog 2 — its product is MTAGKETMGEQPIFTCKAHVFHIDPKTKRSWMSASSAAVSVSFFYDSSRNLYRIISVEGTKAVINSTITANMTFTKTSQKFGQWSDVRANTVYGLGFASEAELGKFIEKFQEVKEAIQAQQMSGKATNGNSGAATPVASATASPLLASRAPADEPPVAAPPVQPKVDNDEMGGYATVGRAPRGPLASTAAPERSELPPGESVEQQLRYENDRLKLALAQSSANAKKWEVELATLKSNNLRLTAALQESTANVDEWKRQLHQYREEVARARHFAGKGNDASEAEQLRQRVAQLEAELAQKNEELAQFTKSRKSEQDAEAKLAQSQLELALAAQDGQRQVIQALNDQLARQLEELSTIHREINTALQT
- the LOC125242321 gene encoding cuticle protein 7-like; protein product: MEISIRTLTLLLLVASTLAQFEGYHGYEHDIDAYSFKPALPPQSLDDHYHHEEDELDYHAHPKYAFDYSVKDPHTGDDKEHWETRDGDKVKGSYTLTETDGTKRVVEYEADDKNGFNAVVHKIGKPVEHVEHIKAVKYEPIQYHHEFSPQQFDEGFVPIAGYAHH